From Enterococcus mediterraneensis, the proteins below share one genomic window:
- the dtd gene encoding D-aminoacyl-tRNA deacylase → MRAVIQRVRQASVSIENQIVGEIQAGFLVLLGIHENDNEADVDYLIRKISKMRIFEDDQGKMNLDIHTIKGSILSISQFTLFADTKKGNRPSFVQAARPEKAIPLYERFNQGIEAAGIPIATGKFGADMQISLINDGPVTIIIDSKE, encoded by the coding sequence GTGCGGGCAGTTATCCAACGGGTGCGTCAAGCGAGTGTCAGCATCGAAAACCAAATCGTCGGCGAAATCCAAGCAGGTTTCCTCGTTCTATTGGGGATTCATGAAAACGACAATGAAGCAGATGTCGATTACTTGATTCGAAAAATCTCAAAAATGCGGATCTTTGAAGATGACCAGGGAAAAATGAATCTGGATATCCATACGATCAAAGGCAGTATTTTGAGTATCTCTCAATTTACGTTATTTGCCGATACTAAAAAAGGCAATCGCCCTAGTTTCGTCCAGGCAGCAAGACCTGAGAAGGCGATCCCTCTTTATGAACGGTTCAATCAAGGGATCGAAGCTGCTGGAATCCCTATTGCTACAGGTAAATTTGGTGCCGATATGCAGATTTCTTTGATCAATGATGGTCCGGTAACGATCATTATCGATTCCAAAGAGTGA
- a CDS encoding RelA/SpoT family protein: MSKEVVLSGPGVIKLVGHYMSKEHVAFVQKALDYATEAHKDQFRKSGEPYIIHPIQVAGILAELRMDPHTVATGFLHDVVEDTDVTLDDLKKEFGADVAMLVDGVTKLGKIKYKSHEEQLAENHRKMLLAMAQDLRVIMVKLADRLHNMRTLKHLREDKQRRIAKETLEIYAPLAHRLGISRVKWELEDSALRYLNPQQYYRIVHLMQTKREERESYITKAVEEIRVATEDLDIYAEIYGRPKHIYSIYRKMKDQKKRFNEIYDLLAIRVIVDSIKDCYAVLGSIHTKWKPMPGRFKDYIAMPKANMYQSLHTTVIGPSGNPVEIQIRTHEMHEIAEFGVAAHWAYKEGKSEKVKPDAMTQQVSWFKEILELQDESYDASEFMESVKGDIFSDKVYVFTPKGDVTELPQGSGPLDFAYSIHTDIGSKTTGAKVNGKMVQLDYKLKNGDIVEILTSPNSFGPSRDWLKLVATSKAKNKIKRFFKAQDREENINKGHEAVYKCLQEMDFVPKEILNKNKMAEVLERFNYQTEDDLYAAVGYGEVSPTTLANRLTEEERREKKLEQQKQQVKELVNQPKKETEKMKVRHEGGIVIEGVDNLLIRISRCCNPIPGDKIVGYITKGRGISIHRSDCPNVQTEEAQQRLIEVEWEDTSNVSKEYDADLEIYGYDRSGLLNDVLQTINAMTKKLQSVEAKTNKEKMATIRITVGIQNVQHLKTIVDKIKQVPDVYSVRRTKG; the protein is encoded by the coding sequence ATGTCAAAGGAAGTGGTTTTGTCTGGACCAGGTGTGATCAAATTGGTCGGACATTATATGAGCAAGGAACATGTGGCATTTGTTCAAAAGGCATTAGATTATGCAACTGAGGCCCACAAAGATCAGTTTCGCAAATCCGGCGAACCATACATCATCCATCCTATCCAAGTGGCAGGGATTTTAGCGGAATTACGCATGGATCCTCACACCGTTGCAACTGGTTTTTTACATGATGTGGTAGAGGATACAGATGTCACTTTAGATGATTTGAAAAAAGAATTTGGTGCCGACGTTGCCATGCTGGTAGATGGCGTTACTAAATTAGGAAAGATCAAATACAAATCCCATGAGGAACAGTTAGCAGAAAATCACCGTAAGATGTTATTGGCGATGGCGCAAGATTTACGAGTGATCATGGTGAAACTGGCGGACCGTCTGCATAATATGCGGACATTGAAGCATTTAAGGGAAGACAAACAACGGCGAATCGCAAAAGAAACGTTGGAAATCTATGCGCCGCTTGCCCATCGGTTGGGGATCAGCAGAGTAAAATGGGAACTGGAAGACAGCGCACTGCGCTATTTGAATCCACAGCAATACTACCGGATCGTTCATTTGATGCAAACAAAACGGGAAGAGCGGGAATCTTACATCACAAAAGCGGTGGAGGAAATCCGTGTCGCAACAGAAGATCTGGATATTTACGCAGAGATTTACGGCAGACCAAAACATATCTATTCGATTTATCGGAAGATGAAAGATCAAAAGAAACGATTCAATGAGATCTATGATCTGCTAGCCATCCGAGTGATCGTGGATTCCATCAAAGATTGTTATGCGGTGTTGGGTTCGATTCACACGAAATGGAAACCAATGCCAGGACGTTTTAAAGACTACATCGCGATGCCAAAAGCCAATATGTATCAATCTCTCCATACGACTGTTATCGGTCCCAGCGGCAATCCTGTCGAGATCCAGATCCGGACGCACGAGATGCATGAAATCGCAGAATTCGGGGTAGCGGCACACTGGGCCTATAAAGAAGGAAAATCCGAGAAAGTCAAACCTGATGCGATGACGCAACAGGTCAGCTGGTTCAAAGAAATTTTGGAATTGCAAGACGAAAGCTATGACGCATCGGAATTTATGGAAAGCGTCAAAGGAGATATCTTCAGTGATAAAGTCTACGTCTTTACACCAAAAGGCGATGTGACCGAGTTGCCGCAAGGGTCAGGACCGTTGGATTTTGCCTACAGTATCCACACAGATATCGGCAGCAAGACTACCGGTGCGAAGGTCAACGGCAAGATGGTTCAGCTGGATTACAAATTGAAAAATGGAGATATCGTCGAGATCTTGACTTCTCCTAATTCGTTTGGGCCTAGTCGCGACTGGCTGAAATTAGTGGCAACAAGCAAAGCTAAAAATAAAATCAAGCGATTCTTCAAAGCGCAAGATCGGGAAGAAAACATCAATAAAGGACATGAAGCAGTTTATAAATGTCTGCAAGAGATGGATTTTGTGCCGAAAGAGATCCTGAATAAGAACAAAATGGCCGAAGTGCTGGAACGTTTCAATTATCAAACAGAAGATGATCTGTACGCGGCGGTAGGTTATGGTGAAGTAAGTCCAACAACTTTAGCTAACCGTTTGACAGAAGAAGAACGCCGTGAAAAGAAACTGGAACAGCAAAAACAACAGGTCAAAGAGCTGGTCAACCAGCCGAAAAAAGAAACTGAGAAAATGAAAGTCCGTCACGAAGGCGGTATCGTTATTGAGGGTGTCGATAATTTATTGATCCGCATCAGCCGCTGTTGTAATCCGATCCCAGGAGATAAGATCGTCGGTTACATTACAAAAGGCCGCGGAATCTCGATCCACCGAAGTGATTGTCCAAATGTACAAACAGAAGAAGCGCAACAGCGTTTGATCGAAGTAGAGTGGGAAGACACCTCTAATGTATCAAAAGAATACGACGCGGATCTGGAAATCTATGGGTATGATCGTTCGGGATTATTAAATGATGTCTTGCAGACGATCAATGCTATGACGAAAAAACTCCAAAGTGTCGAGGCGAAAACCAATAAAGAAAAAATGGCTACCATCAGAATCACGGTGGGCATTCAAAATGTCCAACATCTAAAAACGATCGTTGATAAAATCAAGCAAGTGCCGGACGTTTATAGTGTGCGGCGAACGAAAGGATAG
- a CDS encoding deoxyribose-phosphate aldolase has protein sequence MFLREIISLRLLDPTLTDWDFKDLLLTLPEQKIKEIVVLPSYLRRAKQLLSLTDIKIGTVIDYPLGAGTLGKKAFEVGQAFQDGADFLELTVNAETLLGSEITELESSLGSLALAWGEIRLKINTGDMKELTKIESAERIKKLGWKRVVLDGIKTSEAALHDAEIFEYDGGKQLAVQINLQSADPETIKELSAQGVDYFGLSSLKTVDLTLAVNS, from the coding sequence ATGTTTTTACGGGAGATTATTAGTTTGCGGCTTTTAGATCCTACATTGACTGATTGGGATTTTAAAGATCTTTTGCTGACACTGCCGGAACAAAAGATCAAAGAGATTGTGGTTCTTCCAAGTTATTTGCGCAGAGCTAAACAATTGCTGTCTCTGACTGATATCAAGATCGGGACGGTGATCGATTATCCGTTGGGAGCGGGGACTTTAGGAAAAAAAGCCTTTGAAGTCGGACAAGCGTTTCAAGACGGCGCGGATTTTTTAGAATTGACTGTCAACGCAGAAACACTACTGGGGTCAGAAATCACAGAACTAGAAAGTTCTTTAGGCTCTTTGGCACTTGCGTGGGGGGAGATCCGGTTAAAGATCAATACTGGTGATATGAAGGAACTGACGAAAATCGAAAGCGCGGAACGTATCAAAAAGCTAGGGTGGAAACGAGTGGTTTTAGATGGTATCAAAACCTCTGAGGCTGCACTTCATGATGCGGAGATTTTTGAATACGACGGCGGCAAGCAATTAGCGGTCCAAATCAATCTCCAGTCTGCTGATCCGGAAACGATCAAGGAATTATCTGCCCAAGGTGTAGATTACTTCGGTCTTTCTTCCTTAAAAACTGTCGATCTGACACTAGCAGTCAACAGTTAG
- a CDS encoding 16S rRNA (uracil(1498)-N(3))-methyltransferase has protein sequence MQRYFLDADHQENIIISGENYHHIARVMRMVPGDKVYLVFRQQETIIAEIDEITEDTVLLHETGKETQTKELPVAITIASGFPKGDKLEWIVQKGTELGAAAFIGFPAEASVVKWDQKKLAKKEQRLQKIAQEAAEQSHRQVQPAVKLMDKTSFFAALSEYDVILVAYEEAAKKGELAHLAQVLQKVEKDTRILAVFGPEGGIMPKEIEKLTEAGGILCGLGPRILRTETAPLYLLSAASYQLELLKE, from the coding sequence ATGCAACGATACTTTTTAGATGCGGATCATCAGGAAAATATCATTATCAGCGGTGAGAACTATCATCATATCGCAAGAGTTATGCGAATGGTGCCAGGAGACAAAGTATATCTGGTTTTTCGCCAGCAAGAAACGATCATTGCTGAAATCGATGAGATCACAGAAGACACAGTCTTGCTTCATGAAACGGGTAAAGAGACCCAAACGAAAGAACTGCCGGTGGCAATCACTATTGCCAGCGGCTTTCCAAAGGGCGATAAATTGGAATGGATCGTCCAAAAAGGAACTGAGCTTGGCGCGGCAGCTTTTATTGGCTTTCCCGCGGAAGCTTCTGTCGTAAAATGGGATCAGAAAAAATTAGCGAAAAAAGAGCAACGACTGCAAAAAATCGCACAAGAAGCAGCGGAACAATCCCATCGGCAAGTCCAGCCGGCTGTTAAGCTGATGGATAAAACTAGTTTTTTTGCGGCTTTGTCAGAATATGATGTAATCTTGGTAGCCTATGAAGAAGCAGCCAAAAAAGGCGAGTTGGCTCATTTGGCGCAAGTCTTGCAAAAAGTAGAAAAAGATACTCGAATCTTAGCGGTTTTCGGACCAGAAGGCGGCATCATGCCTAAAGAGATCGAGAAGCTGACAGAAGCCGGCGGGATCTTATGCGGATTAGGACCGCGGATTTTGCGAACAGAAACAGCACCGCTTTATTTATTGAGCGCTGCCAGTTATCAATTGGAGTTATTGAAGGAGTGA
- the prmA gene encoding 50S ribosomal protein L11 methyltransferase, with the protein MKWNEVKVETASEAVEAVANILMEAGASGVAIEDALDVENFQSDGFGEILDRETYTTLEEGAIVKAYFPETTFLPEILPFIKETIQRLPEFGLAIGKNKVTVSEVSDTDWATAWKKYYHPVRISRYLTIVPSWETYETADSEEKVITLDPGMAFGTGTHPTTRLTLQALEVTLRGGETVLDVGTGSGVLSIASKYLGADTVYAFDLDEVAVRSAKENMALNPVADDVQVSANNLLNGIDTEADVIVANILADIILLLSDDAYRLLKPTGTLIVSGIIEEKKQMVIDAMTEAGFIVDQVFSQKDWYAIILKKTEE; encoded by the coding sequence ATGAAATGGAATGAAGTAAAAGTAGAAACAGCCAGCGAAGCGGTAGAAGCTGTCGCTAATATTTTGATGGAAGCCGGGGCAAGCGGCGTAGCCATTGAAGACGCGTTGGATGTCGAGAATTTTCAAAGTGACGGATTCGGGGAGATCTTGGATCGGGAAACCTACACGACATTAGAAGAAGGCGCGATCGTCAAAGCATATTTTCCAGAAACGACCTTTTTGCCGGAGATCCTGCCGTTTATTAAAGAAACGATCCAACGCTTACCGGAATTCGGATTAGCGATCGGTAAAAATAAAGTGACCGTTAGCGAAGTTTCTGACACGGATTGGGCAACGGCTTGGAAAAAATATTACCATCCCGTACGGATCAGCCGCTATTTGACTATCGTACCCAGCTGGGAAACGTATGAAACAGCTGACTCTGAGGAAAAAGTGATCACATTAGACCCGGGCATGGCATTCGGTACCGGGACCCACCCAACCACTCGTTTGACGCTGCAAGCGTTGGAAGTGACATTGCGAGGCGGAGAAACTGTTTTAGATGTGGGAACTGGTTCAGGCGTGTTGAGTATTGCCAGCAAATATCTGGGGGCAGATACTGTCTATGCGTTTGATTTGGATGAAGTGGCGGTGCGTTCCGCTAAAGAAAACATGGCCCTGAATCCTGTTGCTGATGATGTCCAAGTGTCTGCGAACAATCTGTTGAACGGAATCGATACGGAAGCAGATGTGATCGTCGCCAATATTTTGGCTGATATCATCTTGTTGCTGAGCGATGATGCTTATCGATTGCTGAAACCGACAGGAACATTGATCGTATCAGGAATCATTGAAGAGAAAAAACAAATGGTCATAGACGCGATGACCGAAGCTGGTTTTATAGTCGATCAAGTCTTTTCTCAAAAAGACTGGTATGCGATCATTTTAAAAAAAACTGAGGAGTAG
- a CDS encoding DUF3013 family protein, which translates to MAKDKETMLDYLDKQLTKTITEYETALDWDSRNHTVEVVFRLFAENPEQLTIDDAEGVASEEEIIEFEDGILLYDPKKSSFDPEEYLAVIPYEGKKGASKALLSSIAVYLKEVLDEGQSDLLDFLTEEDQEIFELKWDQEKFASITAAYPETEQTTFVPYPSF; encoded by the coding sequence ATGGCTAAAGACAAAGAAACGATGTTGGATTATCTGGACAAACAATTGACAAAAACGATCACTGAATATGAGACAGCTCTGGATTGGGATTCAAGAAACCATACGGTGGAAGTTGTTTTCCGTTTATTTGCGGAAAATCCTGAACAACTGACGATTGATGATGCAGAAGGTGTGGCTTCAGAAGAAGAGATCATCGAATTTGAAGATGGTATCTTGCTTTATGATCCGAAAAAATCTTCTTTTGATCCAGAAGAGTATTTAGCGGTGATTCCTTATGAAGGAAAGAAAGGCGCTTCAAAAGCCCTTTTGAGCAGTATTGCGGTATATTTGAAGGAAGTATTGGATGAAGGTCAAAGTGATCTGCTGGACTTTTTAACAGAAGAAGACCAGGAAATATTTGAATTGAAGTGGGACCAAGAAAAATTTGCGTCAATCACGGCGGCTTATCCTGAAACGGAACAGACGACTTTTGTTCCTTACCCAAGTTTTTAA
- a CDS encoding DNA-3-methyladenine glycosylase: MVKKMNEAIEIFNTQPTEEVAKYLIGMYLEHDTPQGKIGGYIVDCEAYLGPDDLAAHSFGMRRTPRVRAMYEKPGTIYLYTMHTHLILNMITQPEGMPQGVMIRGLEPAAGIEQMILNRKGREGAELANGPGKLVAALGITPDFYGQSIFTSKLHILPERKRVPKEILALPRIGIPNKGIWTEKPLRFAVKGNPYISQQKKSQIENDWGWQHG, translated from the coding sequence ATGGTGAAGAAAATGAATGAAGCGATCGAAATATTTAATACGCAGCCGACAGAGGAGGTTGCCAAGTATCTGATTGGGATGTATTTGGAACATGATACACCTCAAGGAAAAATCGGGGGCTATATCGTCGATTGTGAAGCCTATCTGGGTCCAGACGATTTAGCAGCTCATAGTTTTGGCATGCGGCGGACGCCGCGGGTACGAGCGATGTATGAAAAACCGGGTACGATCTATCTTTATACGATGCATACCCATTTGATCTTGAACATGATCACTCAACCGGAAGGAATGCCCCAAGGAGTTATGATCCGCGGGCTTGAACCGGCAGCAGGAATCGAACAAATGATCCTTAACCGGAAAGGCCGTGAAGGAGCTGAACTTGCGAATGGTCCGGGAAAACTAGTCGCGGCTTTAGGGATCACGCCTGATTTTTATGGACAATCGATTTTTACCAGCAAGCTGCATATCCTGCCGGAAAGAAAAAGAGTGCCTAAAGAGATTTTGGCATTGCCGCGGATCGGTATTCCCAACAAAGGAATCTGGACGGAAAAACCGCTGCGTTTTGCAGTTAAAGGCAATCCGTATATTTCACAGCAAAAAAAATCACAAATAGAAAATGATTGGGGATGGCAACATGGCTAA
- a CDS encoding replication-associated recombination protein A has product MQKPLAYRMRPRTLDEVVGQQQLVGPGKIIRRMVDAKMLSSMILYGPPGTGKTSIASAIAGSTKYAFRMLNAATDTKKDLQIVAEEAKMSGTVILLLDEVHRLDKTKQDFLLPHLESGGIILIGATTENPYITISPAIRSRTQIFEVKPLNEQDILKAIDAALTDSERGLGDYPVVIDENARLHLSRATNGDLRSALNGLELAVRSTPKDENGKIHLTLEIIEECIQRKALTHDKDGDAHYDVISAFQKSIRGSDVDAALHYLGRLVEAGDLAIICRRLMVIGYEDIGLANPPAAARTVNAVLAAERLGLPEARIPLADCVVDLCLSPKSNSAYSALDDAIADIRTGNTGDVPDHLRDSHYQGAKSLNRGVGYQYPHDFEDAWVNQQYLPDKIKDASYYHPKHTGKYEQALGQQYQRINEWRKQHRKTKKHSN; this is encoded by the coding sequence ATGCAAAAACCATTAGCTTACCGGATGCGTCCCCGTACCCTTGATGAGGTCGTAGGCCAGCAGCAGCTTGTCGGTCCCGGCAAGATCATTCGCCGAATGGTAGACGCTAAAATGCTGTCTTCCATGATTCTTTATGGTCCACCTGGAACTGGAAAAACCAGCATCGCCAGCGCGATCGCCGGCTCTACGAAATATGCCTTTCGCATGCTGAATGCTGCCACCGACACCAAAAAAGATCTGCAAATCGTCGCAGAAGAAGCGAAAATGAGCGGAACGGTCATTTTGCTGTTGGATGAGGTCCATCGTTTGGATAAAACAAAACAGGATTTTTTATTGCCCCATTTAGAAAGCGGCGGGATTATCCTGATCGGCGCTACTACTGAAAATCCCTATATCACCATCAGCCCGGCGATCCGCAGCCGGACCCAGATCTTTGAAGTCAAACCATTGAATGAACAAGACATCTTAAAAGCCATCGATGCTGCATTGACTGACAGCGAGCGGGGATTGGGAGACTATCCAGTAGTCATTGATGAAAATGCGCGACTGCATCTTTCCCGCGCTACCAATGGCGATCTGCGGAGCGCATTGAACGGTTTGGAATTGGCTGTTCGTTCTACTCCGAAAGATGAAAACGGAAAGATCCATTTGACACTGGAAATCATTGAGGAATGTATCCAACGAAAAGCATTGACTCATGATAAGGACGGCGACGCTCATTATGATGTGATCTCTGCCTTTCAAAAATCGATCCGCGGCAGCGACGTGGATGCGGCTTTGCATTATTTGGGACGTTTGGTGGAAGCTGGCGATCTGGCGATCATTTGCCGGCGTTTGATGGTGATCGGTTATGAAGATATCGGGCTAGCCAATCCGCCTGCCGCTGCCAGAACAGTCAATGCTGTCTTAGCAGCAGAACGTTTGGGATTACCAGAGGCTCGGATCCCGTTAGCTGATTGTGTCGTTGATCTATGTCTATCCCCTAAATCCAACTCTGCTTACAGCGCGCTTGATGACGCTATCGCAGATATCAGGACCGGCAACACTGGAGATGTGCCGGATCATTTGCGAGACAGCCATTACCAAGGCGCAAAGTCATTGAATCGCGGTGTTGGTTATCAGTACCCTCACGACTTCGAAGACGCTTGGGTCAATCAGCAATATTTACCAGATAAAATCAAAGATGCTTCTTATTATCATCCTAAACATACCGGAAAATATGAACAAGCACTGGGTCAGCAGTATCAGCGGATCAATGAATGGCGCAAACAGCACCGGAAGACGAAAAAGCACTCCAACTAA
- a CDS encoding universal stress protein translates to MLQQYKTIMVAVDGSNEAELAFKKAVNVAKRNQAKLVIAHVIDTRAFQTVSSFDGMLAEQATEMAKKTLDDYVNFAKGQDCQDIETVIEYGSPKPIIAKQLPKEHGVDLIMLGATGLNAVERLFIGSVSEYVIRNAACDVLVVRTDLNNQTPESEK, encoded by the coding sequence ATGTTACAACAATATAAAACGATCATGGTGGCTGTCGACGGCTCCAACGAAGCAGAATTAGCTTTCAAAAAAGCGGTGAATGTCGCGAAACGGAATCAAGCGAAGCTAGTGATTGCCCACGTTATCGATACGCGAGCTTTTCAAACTGTTTCTTCTTTTGACGGTATGTTGGCAGAACAAGCGACGGAAATGGCAAAAAAAACCTTAGATGACTATGTCAACTTTGCAAAAGGCCAAGACTGTCAAGATATTGAAACAGTGATCGAATACGGGTCACCTAAGCCAATCATCGCAAAACAATTACCAAAAGAACATGGCGTTGACTTGATCATGTTAGGGGCGACTGGACTGAATGCTGTCGAACGTTTGTTTATCGGTTCCGTGTCCGAATATGTCATCCGCAACGCTGCTTGTGATGTTCTAGTCGTACGTACTGATTTGAATAATCAAACACCAGAATCAGAAAAATAG
- a CDS encoding peptide MFS transporter — protein sequence MNQEKTFIGQPRGLSTLFFTEMWERFSYYGMRAILLYFMYDAVSNGGLGLSKPTAVAIMSIYGSLVYMSSIVGGWISDRLLGSYKTVFYGGVFIMLGHIVLATPFGLPALFISMILIVIGTGMLKSNASGMVGHLYAPEDLRRDAGFSIFYMGINIGALLAPIIVGTLGQKVNYHLGFSIAAIGMFFGLLQYVIQGKKSLAHIGQEPTHPLLGEEKKVFTRNISLGLLFVVVLFGGAALLGSLTVDFFINSISVLGIFLPIYYFTKMLRSKEVTSEEKKKVRAYIPLFIAAIIFWSLEEQGSSILALFAAERTQATIFGITIPASLYQTLNPLFVVILTPVFVALWTKMGARQPKTEVKFAIGLIMAGLSFVLLMFPSMLFGVDHRVSPIWLILSFFIMIAGEMCLSPVGLSVTTKLAPKAFEAQTLAIWLLADASSQAINAQIARFYTPSTEGMYFAVVGGVAVIGGLILYAARGSIRQLIGNIH from the coding sequence ATGAACCAGGAAAAAACGTTTATAGGTCAGCCGCGAGGATTATCTACCTTGTTCTTTACTGAAATGTGGGAACGTTTCAGCTATTATGGGATGCGCGCGATTCTTTTATATTTTATGTATGATGCTGTATCCAATGGCGGACTAGGTTTATCTAAACCAACTGCTGTCGCTATCATGTCTATCTATGGATCTTTAGTTTACATGTCCAGTATTGTCGGAGGTTGGATCTCTGACCGCTTGTTAGGTTCTTACAAGACCGTCTTCTACGGCGGCGTCTTCATTATGTTGGGACACATCGTTCTGGCTACACCGTTTGGCTTGCCGGCGCTATTTATTTCCATGATCTTGATCGTTATCGGGACTGGGATGTTGAAATCAAATGCTTCTGGTATGGTGGGACATTTGTACGCGCCAGAGGATCTTCGCCGCGATGCCGGTTTCTCGATTTTCTATATGGGGATCAATATCGGTGCGTTGCTAGCTCCGATCATCGTTGGTACATTAGGACAAAAAGTCAATTACCATCTAGGATTTTCAATTGCTGCTATTGGGATGTTCTTCGGTTTGCTGCAATATGTGATCCAAGGGAAAAAATCATTGGCGCACATCGGTCAAGAACCAACTCATCCACTGCTTGGGGAAGAAAAGAAAGTCTTTACCCGCAATATTTCATTAGGTTTATTGTTTGTCGTAGTTTTATTTGGCGGAGCAGCATTACTGGGAAGCCTAACAGTTGATTTCTTTATCAACAGTATTAGTGTACTAGGAATCTTCTTGCCGATTTATTACTTTACAAAAATGTTGCGCTCCAAAGAAGTAACATCTGAAGAAAAGAAAAAAGTGCGGGCATATATTCCTTTGTTTATCGCTGCCATCATTTTCTGGTCTTTAGAGGAACAAGGATCTTCGATTTTAGCGCTGTTTGCTGCAGAAAGAACACAAGCGACTATCTTCGGTATTACGATCCCAGCTAGTTTGTATCAAACATTGAATCCACTGTTTGTCGTTATTTTGACACCGGTTTTTGTTGCGCTATGGACGAAGATGGGCGCACGTCAACCAAAAACAGAAGTAAAATTCGCTATCGGGTTGATTATGGCAGGTCTGTCTTTTGTATTACTGATGTTCCCAAGCATGCTGTTTGGTGTTGATCATCGTGTAAGTCCTATCTGGCTGATCTTGAGTTTCTTCATTATGATCGCCGGAGAAATGTGCCTGTCACCTGTCGGATTATCCGTAACGACAAAATTAGCACCGAAAGCTTTTGAAGCACAAACATTGGCTATCTGGTTGTTGGCTGACGCTTCTTCTCAAGCGATCAATGCACAGATCGCACGCTTTTATACACCTTCTACAGAAGGAATGTATTTTGCCGTTGTCGGAGGAGTCGCAGTGATCGGTGGATTGATCCTTTATGCTGCAAGAGGTTCAATCCGTCAATTGATCGGTAATATTCATTAA